One genomic window of Motacilla alba alba isolate MOTALB_02 chromosome 1, Motacilla_alba_V1.0_pri, whole genome shotgun sequence includes the following:
- the M6PR gene encoding cation-dependent mannose-6-phosphate receptor gives MRVSLASLFPVGGGAWSRSRGGRRMSPPCHTSALLLVFVALAVAGAEQSEERSCDVVGDESSESQMERALLKKLEPLSHMRFNVTVEKGKTENYIYHFRVCREVNSTSHDFGGLVQTDRQNGKTTVIGRINETQVFNGSDWIMLIYKGGDSYGRHCSGEKRRAVIMISCKRGVTASSFSIISEEREKEQECFYLFEMDSSVACPAENSHLSVGSILLITFVLLIAVYIIGGFLYQRLVVGAKGMEQIPHFAFWQDLGNLVADGCDFVCRSKPRNAPAAYRGVGDDQLGEESEERDDHLLPM, from the exons ATGCGCGTGAGCCTCGCGTCTCTCTTCCCTGTGGGCGGCGGCGCCTGGTCCCGGTCCCGGGGCGGCCGCAG GATGTCACCACCTTGCCATacctctgccttgctgctggtCTTTGTGGCCCTGGCTGTAGCAGGGGCCGAGCAGTCAGAAGAGAGGAGCTGTGATGTGGTTGGTGATGAGAGCAGTGAGTCGCAGATGGAGAGAGCCCTGCTGAAGAAACTGGAGCCCCTGAGCCACATGAG gttTAACGTGACTGTGGAGAAGGGCAAAACAGAAAACTACATCTACCATTTCAGGGTGTGCAGGGAAGTCAACAGCACCTCGCATGACTTCGGTGGCCTGGTGCAAACAGATAGACAGAATGGAAAGACCACGGTGATAGGAAGAATCAATGAAACCCAGGTCTTCAATGGAA GTGACTGGATCATGCTGATTTACAAAGGAGGTGATTCATACGGCAGGCACTGCAGTGGCGAGAAGAGGCGAGCTGTGATAATGATTTCTTGCAAGCGGGGAGTGACAGCG AGTTCATTCAGCATTATTTCTGAAGAGcgggaaaaggagcaggagtgTTTCTACCTCTTTGAAATGGACAGCAGTGTGGCTTGTCCAGCTGAGAATTCCCACCTCAGTGTTGGCTCCATTCTACTGATCAC GTTTGTGTTACTGATTGCAGTCTACATCATCGGTGGGTTCCTCTATCAGCGCCTCGTTGTGGGAGCAAAGGGCATGGAGCAGATTCCTCATTTTGCCTTCTGGCAAGATCTGGGCAATTTGGTGGCA GATGGCTGTGACTTTGTGTGCCGATCCAAGCCTCGGAACGCGCCAGCCGCGTACCGCGGCGTGGGGGATgaccagctgggagaggagtcAGAAGAACGGGATGACCACTTGCTGCCCATGTGA
- the KLRG1 gene encoding killer cell lectin-like receptor subfamily G member 1: MEASRSEISAADESEEVTYTSVKFSQTPPSRPKAPQEKRAPCLRPAVLKGLAIGFGTLSISLAIALIWKMSDCHPHCPQQWVAYRGSCYSFSTEKKDWNSSHESCRAQGAHLLVISDTLEMDLFKRIQAECFWIGLRNSTSSGWIWEDGSVLSDARVHSNSAVQNCAVLMKDQFRASSCEVSVPWICEKTLR, translated from the exons ATGGAGGCAAGCAGATCAGAAATTTCTGCAGCTGATGAGAGCGAGGAAGTAACGTATACTTCTGTCAAATTCTCTCAGACTCCTCCTTCAAGACCCAAAGCTCCACAGGAGAAAAGAG cTCCCTGTCTGCGGCCAGCAGTTCTGAAGGGCTTGGCCATAGGCTTTGGCACACTGAGCATCTCCCTGGCAATTGCTTTGATTTGGAAGATGA GTGACTGCCACCCACACTGCCCTCAACAGTGGGTGGCCTACAGAGGGAGCTGCTACTCCTTCTCCACGGAGAAGAAGGACTGGAATTCCAGCCATGAatcctgcagggcacagggagctcaCCTCCTGGTGATCAGTGATACCTTGGAGATG GATCTGTTCAAGCGTATTCAAGCAGAATGTTTCTGGATTGGACTGAGGAACAGTACAAGCTCTGGATGGATTTGGGAGGATGGCTCTGTATTAAGTGATGCCAG GGTCCACTCTAACAGCGCTGTGCAAAATTGTGCTGTCCTGATGAAAGATCAGTTTCGTGCCTCCAGCTGTGAAGTTTCAGTTCCATGGATCTGTGAGAAGACACTTAGATAA